In a single window of the Trichoderma breve strain T069 chromosome 6, whole genome shotgun sequence genome:
- a CDS encoding iron-containing alcohol dehydrogenase domain-containing protein, translating into MVAPQSFTYNIAPSRVVFGSGKLRALPVEMARRELRSPLILTTSEQIHQGEMVKATLGAGHTFAEATMHTPTSVTERALASAKSVLADSIVSIGGGSTIGLGKAISIRTGLPHICIPTTYSGSEMTPILGESADGLKKTRSDPKILPGTVIYDVDLTMTLPVGLSAASGMNAIAHAVEALYAHDSNPIISLLAIEGVKSLAESLPAIMDSPTDLNARSMAQYGAWLCGLCLGSVGMALHHKLCHVLGGSFNLPHAETHAVVLPHSLAYNAPNIPEVMKKLADVLPGSNGDAVQGLSFLLKRLKLQRGLQSFGFTDEDIDKAADIAVSNPYSNPRPIERPLIRELIRRAYAGEDARVDM; encoded by the exons ATGGTTGCCCCGCAGAGTTTTACTTACAATATTGCCCCCAGCCGGGTTGTCTTTGGGAGTGGAAAGCTCCGAGCACTGCCCGTGGAGATGGCAAGGCGTGAGTTGCGCTCCCCATTGATCCTCACTACTTCCGAACAGATCCACCAAGGCGAGATGGTCAAGGCTACTTTGGGCGCTGGACACACGTTTGCCGAGGCGACTATGCACACCCCAACAAGCGTCACTGAGAGGGCCCTGGCGTCTGCGAAGTCCGTCCTCGCCGACTCGATTGTTTCTATTGGCGGAGGGAGTACTATTGGACTCGGCAAGGCTATAAGCATTCGCACCGGGTTGCCCCATATCTGCATCCCGACAACATATTCTGGTTCAGAGATGACGCCCATTCTTGGCGAGTCGGCGGACGGActcaagaagacgaggagtGACCCCAAGATTCTTCCTGGGACAGTCATTTACGATGTGGATCTGACTATGACTCTTCCGGTCGGCCTGAGTGCTGCTAGCGGCATGAACGCAATCGCTCACGCAG TGGAGGCGTTGTATGCTCACGACTCGAACCCAATCATCTCCCTGCTCGCCATTGAAGGTGTCAAGTCCCTTGCAGAATCTCTCCCTGCCATCATGGACTCGCCAACAGACCTGAATGCCCGATCTATGGCCCAGTACGGCGCCTGGCTTTGCGGACTCTGTCTTGGGTCCGTTGGCATGGCTCTCCACCACAAACTCTGTCACGTTTTGGGCGGGAGTTTCAACCTGCCTCACGCTGAAACGCACGCTGTTGTACTACCCCATTCTTTGGCATATAATGCTCCAAATATTCCGGAGGTTATGAAGAAGCTAGCGGATGTGCTCCCAGGTAGTAATGGCGATGCTGTCCAGGGACTCAGCTTTCTTTTAAAACGCCTTAAATTGCAACGTGGATTGCAAAGTTTCGGCTTCACGGACGAAGACATCGATAAGGCGGCTGATATTGCAGTTAGTAATCCTTATTCTAACCCACGCCCAATCGAAAGGCCTCTGATTAGAGAGCTGATTAGAAGAGCATACGCGGGTGAGGACGCAAGAGTAGATATGTGA